A stretch of the Glycine soja cultivar W05 chromosome 13, ASM419377v2, whole genome shotgun sequence genome encodes the following:
- the LOC114381576 gene encoding uncharacterized protein LOC114381576 → MEIDDIPCVGKPFTWVRPNGSCKSKLDRVLVSNDWLSKWPDSSQFNLERNYSDHRPILMNSKCTDWGPKPFRNLKHRLKTWSRDNCGDLGNKVKQTQKKLNDLEDSLTAHPSEQKIQQLKKPQSDLWEQSFLHESIVRQKSRSKWIKQGDGNTSYFHRIINFSRRRNALRGLHIDGNWVDKPAVVKAAILQHFQARFAEPSLNRPNLDGVSLNVLSNNQREMMVEPFKEEEISSAV, encoded by the exons ATGGAGATAGATGATATCCCCTGTGTGGGGAAGCCTTTCACTTGGGTTAGGCCTAATGGCTCTTGCAAGAGTAAGCTAGATAGAGTGTTAGTTTCTAATGACTGGCTATCTAAGTGGCCTGATAGCTCCCAATTCAATCTTGAAAGGAACTATTCAGATCACCGCCCCATCCTAATGAATTCTAAATGCACTGATTGGGGCCCTAAGCCTTTTAGG AACCTCAAACATAGGCTAAAAACCTGGAGCAGAGATAATTGTGGAGACCTAGGCAACAAGGTGAAGCAAACTCAGAAAAAGCTGAATGATCTGGAGGATTCTCTCACAGCTCACCCCTCTGAACAGAAAATTCAACAGCTTAAAAAACCACAGTCTGACCTTTGGGAGCAGTCTTTTCTTCATGAATCAATAGTGAGACAGAAATCTAGAAGTAAGTGGATCAAACAGGGTGATGGCAACACCTCTTACTTCCACAGAATTATTAACTTTAGCAGAAGAAGGAATGCCTTGAGGGGGCTGCATATTGATGGCAATTGGGTAGATAAACCTGCTGTGGTCAAGGCTGCAATTCTCCAGCACTTCCAAGCCAGATTTGCTGAACCTTCCTTGAACAGACCCAACCTAGATGGGGTTTCCCTTAATGTTCTATCCAATAATCAGAGAGAAATGATGGTGGAACCTTTTAAAGAGGAGGAGATTTCTAGTGCTGTGTAG